CGATACAGGGCCAGAGACTTGCAGCGAAGAACAGCTGGTCGTAGGTTTTGGCCAGCTGCCAGAGATCAGTGTCTTTGGCTTGTGACAGAAGCTGGTGATGGACCGCCAGAATGGCCGGTTTTTCCCCGGTGATCCCCAGGGTCCGGATATGTCCGGTGGCCGTGATATCCTGATGCGGCAACTTGACCCGCAGGGCGTTGCGGGTAAGGGCCCCGGCCCGCTGAAACCGGTGGCGGAAGGCAAAGGAACAATAATTGATGGGCAAAGCGATGTTGTTTTCCAGAGTATACCGCATCAGTTCCAGGGCGGTCAGCTCGGTCTCCAGGACCGTGACTTTGGGGCCGTGCACAAACGTATATCCCCGCTGGATCAACTTTGGCAGATTAAACGGCGTACATCTGAGCTGGTGAAGATTCAGAAAATTCACCCCTTCATCATACAACTGGCGGATCACCTGCCGGGTGTTTTCCAGATCTTCCGGGATGGCCGGGATCTCCACGGTGACACAGGGAATGATGCCTTTCGCTTTTTTCAGGGCATCCAGGCGGTAATGGTCTGCACTGATGTCAAAACGAATTTCATCCAGGCCGTTATCTGCCAGGATTTTCAGTTTGTCTTCGGTCACCAGCAGGCCATTGGTGTACATCCATATATACAGCGGATCCGTGATTTTCGCCCGCAGGGCCTTGAGATACTGCACCACCCGCTCAAAGGTCATGAAAGGTTCCCCGCCGCTGAAACTCACTGCCCGGATACCAAAGGCCCTGACATAATCCACATAATCATTGGGGGTTTTGAACTCCAGGGAACTGGTCATGGGCAGCCCTTTTTGATTCTGGGTGGACGGGCAGTAAAAACACCGGGCATTGCAGATGCCGTTGATGAACAGGCAGGACCAGTCTCCGTTGCCGCAGAAATCGCACCCCGGTGAAATGCCGTGGGTCAACAGCTTGGTTCGGGCAAACCGCCATTCCGGGCCGTTGCCCGGGTGTTCAAAAATTTGCGTTAACAGATTTTCCCGGACCCGGGATGCCGCGTCCGCCGATTCCGGGGACAGCCAGGTCATGGTGTCATAGGCATCTGCATACTCGTCTTTGATTCTTTGGATGGTGCGGGTCATATCCATTTTTGCCATGGGTGTGTCAACCTTTGTTTCAGGTAAAGGTTGTCCTCATTAGCACAATGTATGCCGCACCGGACAAAGACATAGAATATCTCAAAAAAACAGATGGATAGATAAATATTTCTCTCTGGCGTGCAGATGGCGTACAGACAAAAACCAGACACCCCAGGACCTGTATCAGAAAAAAAGGAAAAACAATGTCTGATTTATGGGATATTTTTGTGAATCACCACCTCATCCACAGGCTGCTGCATCAGATCAAACGCGGTGAACCGCAGTGTGGTTTCATCCACGTCAATGGTGTGAAACAGCATTTCTTTTGACCCGGTTCTGGCCATGAGATGATCATACCGGTCACTGACCGGATAAAACTTAGGCCCGCTGTTGGAAATGATGTACACCGTGCCTTTTTCTTTGCCGGTCACGGGCTGGTGATTTTTTAAGGCTTTGGTGCGGGCGTATCCATGGTCATGGCCCTGGAGCACCAGGTCCACGGCATATCGGTCAAAAATCGGCACAAGTATTTCCTGGATGGTGGTGTCATGCCGGCGGGTAGAAATGGGATAGACCGTTTGATGGATGGCAACAATGGTCCAGGCGGTGTTCCGGTACAAGACGGTTTCCAGCCATTCAGCCTGGGCATCCATCGGCTCATTGCCGTTGAGAATGATGAAGCACACCCCCTGGTAAGAAAGCCAATACACGGTTTCCTCAAGACCTGGCGGGCCGTTGTCCGGCAACGTGAAATGGGGCCGCCACAGCGGGGTGATCCGTCGTTCATCTCTCGGGATGATCCGGGGATCCGGATATTCATGATTCCCCGGCACCGGCAGCATGGGAAAGGTTTTCGGCATCCAGGAAACCGCCTCAAAAAACCCGGCCCATTCCCGGTCATCCGGTCCATTGTCCATCATGTCCCCGGCAAACAGCCAGAATGCCGCATCCGGCACTGCCATAACGGCCAACCGGAACAGCTGGGATCCCAGGGCCGCGACCTGTTCCTGGATATCACCGAAAAAAACAAACCGGAACGGGTCATTCCGGCCGGATGCGGTTTTGAACCGACTCCATTCGCTCCAGTGCGGATCATTCCCGACCCGGTAGGCATATTCCGTGCCCGGAACCAGTGATTCAAACACCACGGAATGATGAAACACATCCCGTGATTCATCAATTTCTATCTGGCAGGTATCCGCCTTGACTGTGACCGCATGGGATTCCGCCTCCAGCAAATGGGATACCGGCACGATCTGAGCGGCCGGGATTTCGCCTTTTTCTCCGGACCGCCACGTGACCGCCTGTGACAGATGAGGGGTCTGGGTGAGATTCAGGACGATCCGTTCCGGAAAGGAATCTGCTGCCGCCGGGGTGTCTGTAAATCCCGGACCTGTGAAAACCAGCACCAGAAACCATGCTGCGATGATCCGTCTCAGGGGTATGTTTTCAAATCGTTTCATTTGTCCTCCTTTACCGGGTGTCCAAAGCCTGACGCATCCCCTGGTTGCTCAAAATGTTTTGCACCATCTCATCTGTCAGAACCAGATCAAAAAATCGATGGTAAAATTGTTTGATCTCTGTTTCAAGATCAATGTCGGAAAACAGCTCCGGATAAACGGTTTTGGCGGTCCACAGAATGGCCAGGGGTGTTTCCAGGCTGCCGGGATGCCCCCACCGGGAAATGCCCACAGGGATGGGAAACACGTTTTTTTCCCGGACCGCTTTGACGGCACCCCATTTTTTGTCCTGCAAAATCTCTTGATCCACCTCGGCCTCGTTTACGATGATCACCTCCGGGTTCCAGATCAGAATCTGTTCCATGCCGGCAAAAAATTTGTCTCCCCTGGCATGCAGCCGGTCTCCCACAGATACGTTGACAACCCCGGCCGCCCGGGTCCAGTCCGCTTCAATGGTTCCGGGGGCATCGGTTCTGAGAGCTTCATTGACCGAATGATACAGCCGTACCCGCTGATTTTCCGGTATTTTGCCGGTGCGTTGCGTCACGGTATGGATCATGTTCCGGTAATACTCGGTATAGGCCCGGGCCGCATCATACCGGCCGCAGATTTTTCCCATCATCTCGATGGTGGTCATCTGTTCTTCCATGTTACGGTACCCCGCCACAAAATAAGGCAGTCCGAATCGTTCCAGTTTCCGAGTTTCCGCTTCCGCCGCTGCGGTTTCCGGTTTGAGAAATACCATATCCGGGTCTGCCTTCAACAGGGTTTCTATATGAATGACGCCGCCTTTGGCAGGGATGGGCAAAGCATCGATACCCGGCATCCGCTGCCGGATCAGCCGGTCTTTTTTCAGCCCGTCCACCACCGCCACCATATCACGGCCCCTGCCCAGAAGCGTGACCACATGTCCGGTGAATGCGTACAGACAGGCGAACCGATCGGCCGGCCGATCCAGTGTCAGGGTCCGGCCGAAAAAGTCCGTGACCGTCACAGCCTTATCTTCTGTTGTGACAAAATCGGTTCCGGCTGCCGGGCCGGCCTCTGCCACCGCAACCGGCAGCAGCAGGAAAACGAGCATCCATATCCGATTCAGGGTAAGTTTTTTCATGCAGATCCGTCCGTTTCAAGGTCCAGGGTTTTAATTGGGATAATCTGTTTGATCGGTCCTTTTCCCGGCAGGGTATGGGTCATCACCAAAGTCTCGATGTGGTAGAACCGGGCCAGGTTTTCCTGTGTCAGCGCCCTGGAAGGCGTGCCCGACGGCTTCACACTCTGATTTCCCATGAATGCCACATTGACCGGAATGCCGGCATTTTCAAAATAAAAGGCATGGTTGGGAAAATGGGTGGCCATCACCAGAGTGATCCGGCGCTCCCGGATCAAGCGGGCCAGGGTTTCCAGAACGATGAGTTCATGCCGGAAATCCAGGTGAGAGGTGGGTTCGTCCATGACAATCACCGGGGTCTCCTGAATCAGGGCCCTCATGATCATCACCAGCTGGGTCTCACCCCCGCTCAACCGGGTATAGTCCCGGTGCTTCAGATGAGACAGCCCAAACATCTCCAGAATGGTTTGCGCTTTTTCAATATCCTGTTTTCCAGGTGAGGCGTAAAAAGCGGTATAGGGGGTTCTTCCCAGCAGCAGCAGATCCATTACGGAAAAAGAGAAATGCCGGTCGTGCTTCTGCGGCACATAGGCCATGACCCGGGCGGTCTCTTTGGGAGAGTACCGGGCTTGGGATTGCCCCATCAAGTTCAGGTGGCCCGTGTCCAAAATGCGTATGCCCAGCATACAGTCGATCAAGGTGGTTTTTCCGCATCCATTGGGTCCCAGCAGACAGAACACCTCGCCTCTGGCAATTTTCAGATTCACCTGCCGGAAAACCGGTATCCGGCCGAAAGAAAACGCCGCATTTTTCATTTCAATGAGGATCTGATCTGGATTGTATTTCACTGCATCACCACTCCCGGCCCCGGGTCCGCCTGAGCAGGTAAATGAAAAACGGGCCGCCCAAAAGAGAGGTCAGAATCCCCAGGGGCATTTCACTGGTACTGATCAGGCGGCTGATATCATCCACCAGAATCAGGAACGCGGCCCCCATGCAAAATGCCACGGGGATCAATGCTTTGTTGTCGTTGCCGATGATCATCCGGCCCATGTGCGGGACCACCAGCCCCACCCACCCGATGACACCGCTCACACACACGGCCCCGGCAGTGGCCAGGGTGGCGCAGACAATGATGAAAATCCGGTTGGCATTGACGTTGAGCCCCAAGGAATGGGCCTCCCGGTCTCCCATGGCCAGCACGTTCAGGCGCCAGCGAACGATCACCAGGCCCAGGGAGCCTGCCATCATGGGAATCCCGGCGGTGAGAATATGGTCGTATTCGGCCCGGGACAGGCTGCCCATGAGCCAGAACACAATGGCCGGCAGTTCATCATACGGGTCTGCCAGATATTTGAGCAAAGAGATCAGGGCGGAAAAAATCGATCCCACGATCACCCCGCCCAGCACCAGGGTGATCGCCTGGGTGGATGCGGTAAGCCGGCCGATGAAAAAGCACAGCAGCACTGCCAGCAACCCGAATCCAAAGGCAAACGGATACACATACCCATACCGGTCAAACAAAATCAGGGCCAGGGCCGCCCCGAACCCGGCCCCGGAGCTGACCCCGAGCATGCCGGAACTGACCAGGGGATTGCGGAACAATCCCTGAAACGCGGCCCCGCTCACGGCCAGGCTCCCTCCCACCAAGGCGCCCAGAATGATCCGGGGCAGCCGGACATGAACGATCACGCTGAAATGGGTGGGATCCATCGTCTGCCCGGTCCATGCCGCAGCCGCCAGTGCACCGATATCCCGGACCGACACCGGATACCGCCCCAGAAAAACGGAACA
Above is a window of Desulfotignum balticum DSM 7044 DNA encoding:
- a CDS encoding purple acid phosphatase family protein, with the translated sequence MKRFENIPLRRIIAAWFLVLVFTGPGFTDTPAAADSFPERIVLNLTQTPHLSQAVTWRSGEKGEIPAAQIVPVSHLLEAESHAVTVKADTCQIEIDESRDVFHHSVVFESLVPGTEYAYRVGNDPHWSEWSRFKTASGRNDPFRFVFFGDIQEQVAALGSQLFRLAVMAVPDAAFWLFAGDMMDNGPDDREWAGFFEAVSWMPKTFPMLPVPGNHEYPDPRIIPRDERRITPLWRPHFTLPDNGPPGLEETVYWLSYQGVCFIILNGNEPMDAQAEWLETVLYRNTAWTIVAIHQTVYPISTRRHDTTIQEILVPIFDRYAVDLVLQGHDHGYARTKALKNHQPVTGKEKGTVYIISNSGPKFYPVSDRYDHLMARTGSKEMLFHTIDVDETTLRFTAFDLMQQPVDEVVIHKNIP
- a CDS encoding ABC transporter ATP-binding protein, which produces MKYNPDQILIEMKNAAFSFGRIPVFRQVNLKIARGEVFCLLGPNGCGKTTLIDCMLGIRILDTGHLNLMGQSQARYSPKETARVMAYVPQKHDRHFSFSVMDLLLLGRTPYTAFYASPGKQDIEKAQTILEMFGLSHLKHRDYTRLSGGETQLVMIMRALIQETPVIVMDEPTSHLDFRHELIVLETLARLIRERRITLVMATHFPNHAFYFENAGIPVNVAFMGNQSVKPSGTPSRALTQENLARFYHIETLVMTHTLPGKGPIKQIIPIKTLDLETDGSA
- a CDS encoding ABC transporter substrate-binding protein, which translates into the protein MKKLTLNRIWMLVFLLLPVAVAEAGPAAGTDFVTTEDKAVTVTDFFGRTLTLDRPADRFACLYAFTGHVVTLLGRGRDMVAVVDGLKKDRLIRQRMPGIDALPIPAKGGVIHIETLLKADPDMVFLKPETAAAEAETRKLERFGLPYFVAGYRNMEEQMTTIEMMGKICGRYDAARAYTEYYRNMIHTVTQRTGKIPENQRVRLYHSVNEALRTDAPGTIEADWTRAAGVVNVSVGDRLHARGDKFFAGMEQILIWNPEVIIVNEAEVDQEILQDKKWGAVKAVREKNVFPIPVGISRWGHPGSLETPLAILWTAKTVYPELFSDIDLETEIKQFYHRFFDLVLTDEMVQNILSNQGMRQALDTR
- a CDS encoding FecCD family ABC transporter permease, whose protein sequence is MRSFRRHRTLWYGLMAVLPLVLGACSVFLGRYPVSVRDIGALAAAAWTGQTMDPTHFSVIVHVRLPRIILGALVGGSLAVSGAAFQGLFRNPLVSSGMLGVSSGAGFGAALALILFDRYGYVYPFAFGFGLLAVLLCFFIGRLTASTQAITLVLGGVIVGSIFSALISLLKYLADPYDELPAIVFWLMGSLSRAEYDHILTAGIPMMAGSLGLVIVRWRLNVLAMGDREAHSLGLNVNANRIFIIVCATLATAGAVCVSGVIGWVGLVVPHMGRMIIGNDNKALIPVAFCMGAAFLILVDDISRLISTSEMPLGILTSLLGGPFFIYLLRRTRGREW
- a CDS encoding radical SAM protein → MAKMDMTRTIQRIKDEYADAYDTMTWLSPESADAASRVRENLLTQIFEHPGNGPEWRFARTKLLTHGISPGCDFCGNGDWSCLFINGICNARCFYCPSTQNQKGLPMTSSLEFKTPNDYVDYVRAFGIRAVSFSGGEPFMTFERVVQYLKALRAKITDPLYIWMYTNGLLVTEDKLKILADNGLDEIRFDISADHYRLDALKKAKGIIPCVTVEIPAIPEDLENTRQVIRQLYDEGVNFLNLHQLRCTPFNLPKLIQRGYTFVHGPKVTVLETELTALELMRYTLENNIALPINYCSFAFRHRFQRAGALTRNALRVKLPHQDITATGHIRTLGITGEKPAILAVHHQLLSQAKDTDLWQLAKTYDQLFFAASLWPCIDFSGVTLTVAYTATSLKSSVSFRHSFKEIPLNRKKKVVIEKYPAHPGIRMQEDRIQEFARRFILPQSGSPADTTGDYPAEDLFAEVKGLERMTSGLAPYF